One genomic region from Anabaena sp. PCC 7108 encodes:
- a CDS encoding thioesterase family protein encodes MSEETPNQPQLPPISAIDRVTTAEFDNWFEYPVRVQPHHTDYGGIVWHGTYLTWMEEARVECLRSIGIDFADLVALGCDLPVVELSVRYHRSLQLGMMAVIKTRMAEVTGVRINWDYKIVSPDEQQLYLTAQVTLVALDRERGKIMRQLPPTFKAALAKITTSN; translated from the coding sequence ATGTCTGAAGAAACACCAAATCAACCACAATTACCACCAATTAGCGCCATTGACAGGGTGACGACAGCGGAATTTGATAATTGGTTTGAATATCCTGTCAGAGTGCAGCCTCACCACACCGATTATGGAGGTATTGTTTGGCATGGTACTTATTTAACTTGGATGGAAGAAGCGCGGGTAGAGTGTTTGCGCTCAATTGGAATTGACTTTGCTGATTTAGTAGCTTTAGGCTGTGATTTGCCTGTTGTAGAATTGTCAGTACGCTATCATCGGTCACTTCAATTAGGGATGATGGCAGTGATAAAAACCCGTATGGCTGAGGTAACGGGTGTCAGAATTAACTGGGATTATAAGATTGTTTCACCTGATGAGCAGCAATTATATCTGACTGCCCAAGTTACGCTAGTTGCATTAGACCGTGAAAGGGGTAAAATTATGCGTCAGCTACCTCCCACATTTAAAGCCGCATTGGCGAAAATTACTACATCAAACTAA